In Juglans regia cultivar Chandler chromosome 13, Walnut 2.0, whole genome shotgun sequence, the following proteins share a genomic window:
- the LOC108998859 gene encoding protein NRT1/ PTR FAMILY 4.6-like produces the protein MEEEQQLTRWEGYVDWRRRPALRGRHGGMLAASFVLVVEILENLAFLANASNLVLYLSEYMHFSPTKSANNVTNFMGTAFLLALLGGFLSDAFFTTYHIYLISAVIEFLGLVVLTVQARSPSLKPSACGPANLDIPCQEAHGGRAAMLFLGLYLVALGVGGIKGSLPAHGAEQFDEDTPQGRKQRSTFFNYFVFCLSCGGLVAVTLVVWIEDNKGWEWGFGISTISILLSIPLFLAGSATYRNKIPCGSPLTTILKVLVAATLNSCISRSPKGCISRSPSNAVASMATSPSSPTFTSKEAEENAKARESTDAPTESFKFLNIAAVDNPVHKALECTIQQVEDVKIVLKLFPIFACTIMLNCCLAQLSTFSVQQAATMDTKLGSLKVPPASLPIFPVTFIMILAPVYDHLIIPFARKVTKSEMGITHLQRIGIGLVLSIIAMATAALVEIKRKRVATNSGLLDSEHPLPITFFWIAFQYLFLGSADLFTLAGLLEFFFTEAPSSMRSLATSFSWASLAMGYYLSSVIVSIVNNVTGISKHRPWLSGSNLNHFQLERFYWLMCVLSALNFLNYLLWAIRYKYRSTGANK, from the exons ATG GAAGAAGAACAGCAGTTAACCAGATGGGAAGGCTACGTGGACTGGAGGAGAAGACCTGCTCTCAGAGGCCGCCATGGCGGCATGCTTGCCGCTTCTTTTGTATTGG TGGTGGAGATATTGGAGAACCTAGCATTTTTAGCGAATGCAAGCAATTTGGTGCTGTATCTATCAGAATACATGCACTTCTCTCCCACCAAATCGGCCAACAATGTCACCAATTTCATGGGGACGGCTTTCCTTCTGGCTCTCCTTGGAGGCTTTCTATCCGATGCCTTTTTCACCACTTATCACATCTACCTGATAAGTGCAGTTATTGAATTCCTG GGCTTGGTTGTACTTACTGTGCAAGCAAGGTCACCTTCCCTAAAGCCATCAGCATGTGGCCCAGCCAACCTCGACATTCCTTGCCAGGAAGCTCATGGAGGAAGAGCTGCAATGCTGTTCCTAGGTCTGTATCTGGTGGCCCTAGGCGTTGGAGGAATAAAGGGATCGCTGCCAGCACATGGGGCTGAGCAATTTGATGAGGATACACCACAGGGAAGGAAGCAGAGATCAACCTTCTTCAACTACTTTGTATTCTGTCTCTCATGCGGCGGCCTTGTTGCAGTAACATTGGTGGTGTGGATTGAAGACAATAAGGGGTGGGAATGGGGTTTTGGAATCTCTACCATTAGTATCCTTTTATCCATCCCACTCTTCCTAGCCGGTTCAGCTACTTACAGGAACAAAATACCTTGTGGAAGCCCACTTACAACCATTCTCAAG GTTTTGGTTGCTGCCACACTCAACAGCTGCATAAGCAGAAGCCCGAAAGGCTGCATAAGCAGAAGCCCGAGCAATGCTGTTGCAAGCATGGCCACAAGCCCTTCCTCACCAACCTTTACCAGCAAGGAAGCTGAAGAGAATGCCAAAGCAAGGGAGTCTACTGATGCTCCAACAGAAAGCTTCAAATTCCTTAACATAGCGGCGGTAGACAACCCAGTCCACAAAGCACTAGAATGCACGATTCAGCAGGTAGAAGACGTCAAAATTGTGCTAAAACTATTCCCCATATTTGCCTGCACCATAATGCTGAACTGCTGCCTAGCTCAGCTCTCCACGTTTTCAGTCCAACAAGCTGCAACAATGGACACCAAGCTCGGTTCTTTAAAAGTCCCACCGGCCTCGCTTCCCATTTTCCCTGTAACCTTCATCATGATTCTTGCACCAGTTTATGACCATCTCATCATCCCGTTCGCTCGAAAAGTAACCAAATCCGAAATGGGAATCACTCATCTCCAACGGATTGGAATCGGTTTAGTTCTTTCGATTATAGCCATGGCGACGGCAGCTCTTGTCGAGATAAAGCGGAAGAGAGTGGCTACCAACTCGGGCCTACTAGACTCTGAGCATCCATTACCCATCACCTTCTTTTGGATTGCTTTCCAGTATTTGTTCCTTGGGTCTGCAGATCTCTTCACCTTGGCCGGGTTGCTGGAATTTTTCTTTACAGAGGCACCTTCGAGCATGAGATCCCTGGCTACATCTTTTTCCTGGGCTTCTTTGGCCATGGGGTACTACCTCAGCTCCGTCATTGTATCCATTGTTAACAATGTCACAGGCATCTCCAAGCACAGGCCCTGGCTTTCCGGCAGCAACTTGAATCATTTTCAACTGGAACGATTCTACTGGCTGATGTGCGTGCTGAGCGCCTTGAATTTCTTGAACTACCTTTTATGGGCAATCCGTTACAAATACAGATCAACCGGAGCAAACAAGTAA
- the LOC108998867 gene encoding putative pentatricopeptide repeat-containing protein At5g40405, with translation MNSVRLITKHHPIISLIESDSTFKELKQIHSQLLLNGLHHDPHLLGQFVATVALKNPSNLDYSHRVLDQCGNPTLFPLNSMIRAYSKSPTPQKSFHFFNRILHSTNNISPDSYTFNFLVRACTQLLARETGPAVHGALVKHGFEHDPHIQSGLIFMYAELDCLSSCHRVFGEIREPDLVCQTAMISACAKHGDVGFARELFDIMTVRDPIAWNAMIAGYAQCGKSREALNLFNFMQMEGVRVDEVSMVSVLSACTHLGALDQGRWAHAYIERNKLRVTVTLGTALIDMYAKCGNMNKAMEVFLRMKEKNVYTWTSAMGGLAMNGFGEKCLELFSLMKQDEVLPNAITFVSVLRGCTVVGLVEEGREHFESMSRVYGIEPQLEHYGCMVDLYGRAGQLDEALNFINSMPVKPHSGAWGAFLNACRMYKNTELGELASRKLVELEAKNHGAFVALSNMYAESKNWEKVSSVRDIMKAKGVRKLPGCSVIEVDGEVHEFFVGDKSHPSYDEIEMKLAEISKRLKLSGYVANTHPVLFDIEEEEKEDALCKHSEKVAIAFGLIALKEGVPIRIVKNLRVCWDCHEVTKMISKTFNREIIMRDRNRFHHFKDGDCSCKGYW, from the coding sequence ATGAACTCCGTAAGACTCATTACGAAGCACCACCCCATCATTTCTCTCATAGAATCAGACTCCACCTTCAAAGAGCTCAAGCAAATCCACTCCCAACTGCTACTCAACGGTCTTCATCACGACCCGCACCTCCTGGGCCAATTTGTAGCCACCGTAGCTCTCAAAAACCCCAGCAATCTTGATTATTCTCACCGAGTCCTCGACCAATGCGGGAACCCTACCCTCTTTCCCTTAAACTCTATGATCAGAGCCTACTCCAAGAGCCCAACCCCTCAAAAGAGTTTTCACTTCTTCAACAGAATTCTCCACTCCACTAACAATATCTCTCCTGATAGCTACACCTTCAATTTCTTGGTTCGTGCGTGTACGCAGCTCTTGGCTCGCGAGACCGGTCCGGCGGTGCATGGTGCCCTTGTGAAACACGGGTTTGAGCACGACCCACATATTCAGAGTGGGTTGATTTTCATGTACGCTGAATTGGATTGCTTGAGTTCATGCCACCGGGTGTTCGGGGAAATTCGTGAGCCAGATTTGGTGTGTCAAACTGCTATGATCAGCGCTTGTGCGAAACACGGTGACGTTGGTTTTGCAAGGGAGTTGTTTGATATAATGACTGTGAGGGACCCCATTGCGTGGAATGCGATGATTGCAGGGTATGCACAGTGTGGAAAGTCAAGGGAGGcactaaatttatttaattttatgcaGATGGAGGGTGTGAGGGTCGATGAGGTGTCTATGGTGTCGGTCTTATCTGCATGTACCCACTTGGGTGCATTGGATCAAGGGAGGTGGGCGCATGCATATATAGAGAGAAACAAGTTAAGGGTTACAGTGACGCTGGGAACAGCGCTGATTGACATGTACGCAAAATGTGGAAACATGAATAAGGCGATGGAAGTTTTCTtgagaatgaaagaaaagaatgtGTATACTTGGACTAGTGCCATGGGTGGGCTAGCTATGAATGGATTTGGTGAAAAGTGTCTTGAGCTTTTTTCCCTCATGAAACAAGATGAAGTTCTACCCAATGCAATCACGTTTGTCTCAGTTCTTAGAGGTTGTACTGTGGTTGGACTGGTTGAAGAAGGTCGTGAGCATTTTGAATCAATGAGCAGAGTATATGGTATTGAGCCTCAGCTTGAGCACTATGGGTGTATGGTGGATTTATATGGTCGGGCTGGCCAGTTAGATGAAGCCCTAAACTTCATCAATAGCATGCCTGTGAAGCCTCATTCTGGTGCTTGGGGAGCTTTTCTTAACGCTTGTAGAATGTATAAGAATACGGAACTGGGTGAACTTGCCTCAAGAAAGTTGGTGGAGCTGGAGGCCAAGAATCATGGTGCTTTTGTAGCCTTGTCAAATATGTATGCTGAATCCAAGAATTGGGAAAAGGTTAGTAGTGTGCGAGATATTATGAAGGCTAAAGGTGTGAGAAAGCTCCCTGGTTGTAGTGTTATAGAGGTAGATGGTGAAGTTCATGAGTTCTTTGTTGGGGATAAGTCCCACCCTAGTTATGATGAAATTGAGATGAAGTTGGCAGAGATCTCAAAGCGGCTAAAACTATCAGGTTATGTGGCTAACACGCACCCTGTGTTGTTTGAcatagaagaggaagagaaagaggaTGCTTTGTGTAAACATAGTGAGAAGGTAGCCATTGCTTTTGGCTTGATCGCTTTGAAGGAAGGTGTACCCATTAGGATCGTAAAGAACCTCAGGGTTTGTTGGGATTGTCATGAAGTAACAAAAATGATCTCTAAGACTTTTAATCGAGAGATTATCATGAGAGACAGGAATAGGTTTCACCATTTTAAAGATGGTGACTGTTCTTGTAAGGGTTATTGGTGA